The genomic window ATCTGCCAGTATTTTGACATCACTGCCCAATTCCCGCCGGTAGCGCAGGAGTTGATGGGCTTGTCCTTCGATTAACCCTTGATCGGTGGCCATGACGCCGGTTAGGACGTTGACGCGGATAAATTTGGCTCCCACATTGGAGGCAATGGCCAATGCGCTGTGGGCATCGTTGCGTAAGACATTGATCCCCACCGGCAGCGTCACCAAATTCATCAAATGCCCAATGATCAGTGTCATTGCACTGACCACAGCCGGATCGACTCGGCCACTGGTAAACGGCGCGTCGAAAAAATTTTCCACGATCAACGCGTTAACGCCACCGGATGCCAAGGCCGTTGCTTCTTGTTCCGCTCGATCAATCACAGCTCTAAGGCTGCCACCCCACCGGGGAGATGTCGGTAGCGGCAATAAATGTACCACCCCAATAATTGGATTTGGTGTTTTGAATATCTGATTTAAGTCCACAATTTTACGATTCGGACTCGGCAGTAAATTGAGTCAACCACATACATTTCTAAATACAGGCAATGAGATTCACGCTTGCCGTTCATCTCTGCTGTAGAGCTTAGAGCAAGTCTCCTGTACTGTACTATAACTGAGAGCGGGCACCCTATAACCAGTTTGATGCAGAATTTGCCGCCGCCAAAGTTGGTAATTTTCCAGCTTGCTCTGTTAGGTATTCAGCTTCTGGTCTGATTTGGTTGTCACCCAATTAATTCGCCGTGATTAATTTTCCTAGAGCCGGCACTTAGAATATTTTTCTTTTTTTAATTAATTCTCCCAGCAGATATGAAATGAAAATTGCGCTGCTCATTTTGGCCATTGGCGTGGGCCTTTTGACGCT from Microcoleus sp. FACHB-672 includes these protein-coding regions:
- the btpA gene encoding photosystem I biogenesis protein BtpA translates to MDLNQIFKTPNPIIGVVHLLPLPTSPRWGGSLRAVIDRAEQEATALASGGVNALIVENFFDAPFTSGRVDPAVVSAMTLIIGHLMNLVTLPVGINVLRNDAHSALAIASNVGAKFIRVNVLTGVMATDQGLIEGQAHQLLRYRRELGSDVKILADVLVKHARPLGSPNLTTAVQETIERGLADGVILSGWATGSPPNLEDLELATAAAKGTPVFIGSGANWENIPTLMQAADGVIVSSSLKRHGRIEQPIDPIRVSQFVEATRRSVSEKPAPKPVSSFTVH